CAGATAACAAATCTTGTACCTTTTCTTTTAGCCATGAAGCAAAATTCTTAGTATGCATACTCCATAAGACGGATGCATCTCTCCTACATCTGTCATCTGAGTCTTGTAAATACTGGAGATGCTCACTGGACAGAGAATGTGcatattagaaataaatatcaaaacgAGTAAagacaatataaatataaagaatAGGATTCTTACTCTACAAAAGGTTCGACGAGAGCAAGGTTTTGGATGATAGCAAGATGTGCTATTTTCTTCTCCATTTCAGTGAGTGTAACTGATGTGCCAGCTGATATTGGACGACCCTCTAAGATAGAGCTGTTCTCATAGTCCATGTTTCTCTCTACTTTGTCTTGTACATTTGTTGACTTCTTGAGAAATTCATTGCAAAACTTCATACATTCCTCGGCAAGATAAGACTCAGCAATGCACCCTTCTGGTCTAGCAGGATTTCTAACAAAGTCTTTGAGGACTTTCATGTACCTTAAAATGTGTCTATGTCGATTAGCAAAATAAAATGGCTATCAAAGAAACTTAGATGAAAATATCTACAGCAGTCATGAAGACATTACCTTTCAAATGGGTACATCCATCTAAAATGGACAGGTCCACCAAGCCGGGTCTCCCTTCCTAGATGCACAGTCAAATGGACCATGATATCAAAGAAACTTGGAGGAAAATATCTTTCAAACAAGCAAAGCGTCTCTACAATCTCCGCTTCCATAACCAGAAGCTGCTCTCTATCAATAACTCTCTGGCACAACAGATTGAAGAATGCACATAACCTTGAAATTGCTAGTCTCAGTCCTTTAGGTAACAGCCCTTTAAGTGCAATTGGGAGAAGTTGTTGCATTAACACATGATAGTCATGTGATTTCAGCCCTGTGACTTTACAGTCATCTAATGAAACACCTCTAGATATGTTGGAACAATATCCATCTGGCCCTTTGAAGTCAAAAAGTCTCctgcaaaatattttattctctGTCTTAGACAAAGACCAAGGTGCTGGAGGAAGATATGTTCGTTTTCCATGTATGCGAGGGTGCAAATCCTGCCTTGTACCAAGATCCTCAAGATCTTTACGAGTCGGAAGACCGTCCTTAGATTTCCCACAGTGCAACAATGTCGAAACTAGACTAGCAGCCACATTTCTCTCTACATGCATAACATCTAAGTTGTGCCTCACCGGGAGTTCCTAATCATATCAGAAACAGTACATAAAGTCAAATTTAGACATAACATATTCAAAATGGAAAACTATCTAAGGTAGCATGAAATAGATATCTTACCGCCCAATAAGGTAGCTTGAAAAAGATAGATCTTTTCTTCCATCTAGATAACTAACCCTCATCTATTTccacttcttcctcttcctcctcatcttcctcttcctcttcatctaaATCGGTACAGCCCATATTTTTTCTCTTACTCCCAGAATGTTTAACAATGCCAAAGTCATTCTTGAAATTTCTAAGGTTTGTGAAATTTCAAGGCCGGTTAAAATTCTTCCCCTTCTCCTTTGCTCAGCTTTTCCATCAAACCacttcttctttcctcggaaactATGAGCTTGTGGCAGACCTTTTCTGTGGCACATATACACATGTTTTCTGCTGTACTTAAGCCACATACTGTCTGTGTTTTTCCCACATAAAGGACACCCCATTTTTCCCTTAACTTTGCAGCCTGCAAGATTCCCATAAGCCGGGAAATCACTGATCGTCCAAAGCAGCATTGCCTTCAGTGTGAAAGTTGATCGAGTATAAGTGTCGTACACTAACTCTCCACTGCTCCACAGATGGTTTAGATCTTCAATGAGAGGCTCTAAGTAGATATCTATACTGTTACCGGGCTGTTGTGGACCAGGAATCAACAGTGAAAGCATTATGTTCTCCTTCTTCATACATAAATTAGGTGGCAAGTTGTAGTTGACTAACAATACCGGCCCGCAACTGTACATAGAATTCTTCATGTTGAATGGATTAAATCCGTCTGTTGAAAGTCCAAGCCTCATGTTCCTTTCTTCAGCGGCAAAGGCAGGGTATTTCGCATTCATCTGATCCCATGTGACTGAATCAACAGGGTGTCGAAGTTTCCCATCAGTGCTTTTGTTGCTGAAGTGCCACCTTAGATCCTTAGCCATTTCCTCAGACCGGAACATTCTCTTCAACCTTGGGATTATTGGAAAGTAGCGTAATACTTTCTGTGggactcctttcttcttctcacccGTATGGATATTAGTCTTCCATCTCGATGCCTTGCATTTTGGACAGTACTCAAGCTTCTTCAACTTCAATCTGAATAGGCAGCAGTCATTCACACAATCATGGATCTTCTCGTAACCCATATCaaatgatttcaaaaatttcttaaCCTCGTACAGTGAAGTGTGCAGCACATTATCCTTTGGTAACATTTCCGGTAACGTCTCTAGCAGTTCATTGAAGCTCTTGTCAGACCATCCATTCTGAGTCTTCAATCTAAATAATGACACTATTGCAGATAACTTGCTATGGTTCGTACATGTAGGATACAAAGGTGTTTCAGCTTCAGCTAGCTTCGCCAAaaattcatcttctttcttgtcCTCTCCCTCTGCTATCTCAAAGACATCCCCCGTACCAGCTAAAGCTTCATCGGAACACTCAGCGGCTCTGTATAAACCAATGATCTCATCATTCCATTGACTTGCCCTTCTTTCATCTGCAAGCACT
This Brassica napus cultivar Da-Ae chromosome C6, Da-Ae, whole genome shotgun sequence DNA region includes the following protein-coding sequences:
- the LOC125588589 gene encoding uncharacterized protein LOC125588589; its protein translation is MEAEIVETLCLFERYFPPSFFDIMVHLTVHLGRETRLGGPVHFRWMYPFERYMKVLKDFVRNPARPEGCIAESYLAEECMKFCNEFLKKSTNVQDKVERNMDYENSSILEGRPISAGTSVTLTEMEKKIAHLAIIQNLALVEPFVE
- the LOC125588500 gene encoding uncharacterized protein LOC125588500; the encoded protein is MVDKDWVHLSRVDPAYERGATKFVREVAAASGGIDMIEAYKKRTDWYLHGELSSVLADERRASQWNDEIIGLYRAAECSDEALAGTGDVFEIAEGEDKKEDEFLAKLAEAETPLYPTCTNHSKLSAIVSLFRLKTQNGWSDKSFNELLETLPEMLPKDNVLHTSLYEVKKFLKSFDMGYEKIHDCVNDCCLFRLKLKKLEYCPKCKASRWKTNIHTGEKKKGVPQKVLRYFPIIPRLKRMFRSEEMAKDLRWHFSNKSTDGKLRHPVDSVTWDQMNAKYPAFAAEERNMRLGLSTDGFNPFNMKNSMYSCGPVLLVNYNLPPNLCMKKENIMLSLLIPGPQQPGNSIDIYLEPLIEDLNHLWSSGELVYDTYTRSTFTLKAMLLWTISDFPAYGNLAGCKVKGKMGCPLCGKNTDSMWLKYSRKHVYMCHRKGLPQAHSFRGKKKWFDGKAEQRRRGRILTGLEISQTLEISRMTLALLNILGELPVRHNLDVMHVERNVAASLVSTLLHCGKSKDGLPTRKDLEDLGDFLTSKGQMDIVPTYLEVFH